The sequence TATAAATTGTTTGTTCATAGAAATAGCAACAATTGTTTTCTTATTACAATTATTACTATTTATTGTAACTCCTAAATATTTTGGAGATCCAATTTTAACTAAAACGTTATTTACAATTCCTTCCATTCCCTTTCCTATAATCTCCTGAAAATTTTTTGTAGAATAATACTCTTGTATGGATAATTCTGAAAATATTCTTTTACTTAATGGGTGATTCGAATTTCTTAATAAAGAGGCAATAATTTTTTTATCCTTATCCTTAAGGAAAGGACCTAAAAAAAAAATTTTTTCTTTATCTGGATCTGTAAGAGTTCCTGTTTTGTCAAAAATTAAAGTACTTATTGTGGCAATTCGTTCCATTGTAAAAATATCTTTCACATAAAATCCTTTTTTAGAAAAAAATCGTATGATATTCCAAAGTATAAATGGAGCAGAAAGAACGACAGCACAAGGACAAGTAATAATTAACACAGAAAATACAGTTTGAAATACTTTTGTTGGATCAATAAAAAACCAACATATTCCAGTTGTTATAGAAATGATTAAAACAATAGGAGTAAAATATTGACTAAATTTATTGGATATCGAATTTAAGAGTTTTTTTTTACGAAACCTTTTCTTATTCCATAATAAACTTAGATAACTTTTATCTACTTCTTTAATGACTTTTAAACAAATAGCTTCTCCTTTTTGTTTAGATCCAGCATAAATACGTTCTCCAATTTTTTTTCTTATTAAATAAGATTCTCCTGTAATAAAGCTGTTATCCAATAGAGCGTTTCCTTTTATTAGGATGGAATCTACAGGGATAATTTCTTCATTTCTAATTATTATTATATCCCCCTTTTTTAAGGAGGAAAGTAAAATATTTTCTTCTTGGTTATTATTTTTAATCTTGGATACTGAAATAGGATAAAAAGACTTATAATTTTTTTCAAAAGAAAGTATTTGACTATGAGTATGAACTTGAAACATTTTGCTGATTAGCAAAAAAAAGTAAAAACCCGCAAGACTATCAAAATATCCATATCCTAAATCAAAAAAAACTTCATAACAACTCCATGAAAAAAGTACCAATACTCCAATAGAAATAGGAACATCTATATTAAAAATATGTTTTTTTATCCCTAAAAAAGCGGATTGAACATGATCTACAAATGAAAAGAAAACAATAGGTAAAGAAAGAATTAACATTAAATAACGGAAAAAATGACGTTTTTCTAAAAACCATAGATCTTCCTTGGCTCCTCCTATGTATTCTGGAATGGCTAATAACATAATATTTCCAAAGCAGAAAAAAGAAACGGCTAATTTCCCTATTAATTTTCTATCGAATATTTTTTTTTTTTTTTTTTTTTCTAAAGATTCAAAATTAATAGACGGTTTATAACCGATATTTTTAAGAAATAAGGCCAATTCACTCAATCTTAATTCCCTATTATTGAATGTTATTCCAACTTCCTTACTGGAAAAATCAACAGTAGATTCAAGAATACTTTTATGAATATTGGACAAATTTTCCAAAATAAGGACACATGAACTACAGTGAATGGAAGGTATGAAAAAACGAACGAAAGTAATATCTTCATTTTTAAAATCAATTATCTTTCCTGCAATTTTTTCATCGTCAAGAAAATAAAAACTTTCAGTTTTTTTCATGGTTTCTGAAAAATAGATTTCATTTCTTTTTCCCTATATATTTTTTATATTCTTCCAACGACATCAATTCGTGGTATTCTTTTTTATTCAAAATTTTTATTTGGAGTATCCATCCTTTATCATAAGAATTTTTGTTGATATACTCCGGATGAGACAATAAATTTTTATTAAATTCAAGGATAATTCCTGAAACTGGCATAAATAAATCTGAAACAGTTTTTACCGCTTCTATTGTTCCAAAAACATTTCCTCCTTTTATTTTTGTTCCTACAATGGAATCCTCTATATCCAAATAGACAATATCTCCTAACTCATTTTGAGCAAAATGAGTAATTCCCACGTAGGCTTTTTCATTTTTATTTACAGTCTCCATATCCAATCCTATCCATTCATGATTTTTGCTATACTTTAAATTATTGGGGTTCATTTTATCTATCTTTCTTGTCGGTTTATTTTAATTTTTTTTTTTAAAAAAAAGGAAAATTTTATCTAAAAAATGAATCCAAAAAAAAGAACCGATATGCTCGGTTTTATCTTTTTTTATTTCGATTAAATATTGATCTATTTTTTTTTCTATTTCTCTAGAATTTTCTTTATCCAATTTCCATAAAAAGTACTTCTCTATTTGATGAATTAATCTCTCCGAATAATTTAATGACGTGGCATAACCAGCTTTTTTCAATCCTATAGCCCAAGCTTTATAATCGTTTTTTTCAAGATCAAATAATTCAGAATAACGCGGATTTTTCAAAAACTTTGAATGATCATTAAAAGATTCCCGAACTGAATTGTATTTTCGAAAACATTCTCTTGGAAGATCGTCGTCATGATAATAAATATTGCCCTTCCAATTTCTTCCACATTTTATTCCAAAGTGGTTATTGGCATCTTTAGCTAGAATACTATTTCCCATAGATGATTCTAAGATCCCTTGTCCTAATTTAATACTAGCTGGTATTCCAAATTTTTCCATTTCTTCAACAGCAAATAAAGCATACTTTTTAATATAGATGATAACATCTTTTCTTTCTTTTTTTTCATCCATTGAAAATAGAAAGTGGATGAAAAACAAAAAGTAAAAAAAATTTTTCATTTTTTTCCGTAAAATTACAGATCTTTCGTATAGGGGAATAGATGAATAGATTCAGTCAAAAGTAATGAATGACTTTATTTTCTATTTCCGAAAATAACCGTTCCTAAACGAATAATGGTGCTTCCATATTCTATAGCAATTGGATAATCTTTACTCATTCCCATGGAAAGAACATTGTGTCGATATTTATTTTTACATTCATAATATATTTTATTCAAACCATCAAATTCGTGACGTATTTGTTGAATAGATCCATGAAGAGTTCCCATTCCCATTATTCCAATAATTTTTACATTTTTCATATTTCTATAATTGTCATCTTCCAAAATATCATAGGCTTCTTTATTTGTGATGCCATATTTATTAGTTACATTTCCAATGTTTATTTGTAACAAGCAGTTTATGATACGATTATGTTTTAATGCTATTTTATTTATTATTTGAATATGTTCAATTTTTTGAACACTATGAATTAGATGAATGAAAGGAATTATATATTTCAATTTGTTACTTTGTATTTTTCCAATCATATGCCAACGAATATCCTTTGGTAATTTTTGATATTTTTGAATCATTTCTTGAACATAACTTTCTCCAAAATCTCTATGTCCTATTTTATACAGTTTTTTGATAGAAGATATTTCTTGCTTTTTAGATACGGCTAAAATATTTATGTTTTTAGGAATTGATTTTCTTATAGAAAGAAAACGATATTCGATGTCATTCATGTTTACGAAAATTTTTTTTCAAATTCTTTCATTATAGAAATTAAAAACTGAACACTTTCTAATGGAAGGGCGTTGTATATACTAGCACGATATCCACCTAAAGATCTATGTCCATCCAATCCAACTATATTCTCTTTCTCCCATGTTTCATTAAATTTACTTTCTAAATGTTTTTTCTTTAAAAAAAAAGTAACATTCATGTTAGAACGATCCTCTTTGTGAATTTTGTTTTCGAATAGATTATTTCTATCTATTTCCTCATACAATAATTTTGCTTTTTGTTGATTTTCTTTTTCCAAAATAGAAATTCCTCCTTTTTTTTCTATCCATTCTAAGGTTAACATGGAAGTATAAATAGAAAATATATTTGGTGTATTTAAAATGCTTTTATTTTTGATATGAATTTTATAATCCAAATAAGAAGGGATTTCTTTTTTTATTTTTCCTAAAATTTCTTTTCTCACAATAACGATAGTCATTCCTGCAGAACTAATATTTTTTTGTGCAGAAGCATAGATTAAACCAAACTGACAAAAATCCAATTTCCTACTAAAAATATCTGAGGACATATCACAAATCATTGGTATAGAAGAGATAGGAAAATTTTTCATTTGTGTTCCAACAATAGTATTATTGGAAGTGCAATGAAAATAATCTACATGATCTGGAATGTGGTAATTTTTAGATATATAGGAATAGTTTTTTTCTATTCCTGAAAAAATAATTCTTACTTTTCCAAATTTTCTAGCTTCTTGAATAGCCTTATTAGCCCATATTCCTGTATCTAAATAAGCTGCTTCTTTTTTCATTAAATTATATGGGACCATTGTAAATTGTAAAGTGGCTCCTCCTTGAAGAAAAAGAACGGCATAACCGTCATTTAAATTCATCAATCGTTTGACTAAATTTGTAGTTTTTTCCAATATTTCTAGAAAATCTTTACTTCTATGAGATATTTCAAGCAAAGATAAACCATGTTGATGATAATCTATGACAGCTTGAGCTGATTTTTTAATCACTGTTTCTGGTAAAACAGAAGGACCTGCATTGAAATTATATATTTTCATAATAACTAATTTTTTCCAAAATTAAAAAAATACTGATTGAATTTATTTTATTCTGGAATACAAAAGTTATATTTTTACTCCTAATATCCTCTTTGTTTTCTCTGTAATTTTGAATCTATCATCCAAACGATTTCCTATGACCAAAATAATATTTCCATTTCCATTAACCAATAACCATGTTTGTTCTTTTTCCAAAAAAGAAAATTTTTTATCCTTATAATACTTGCTTAATTTTTTTTTCCCTTTCATATTCAAAGGAAAAAAAAAGTCGCCTTTTCTCCATGTTCTTAATTGTAAAGGAAATTGAATCTTGTCAAAATCTATGAAGGACATATTCTTGTAATTTTCTTTCTTTGGATCCAAAAAAAATTCTATTCTAATTGGCAAAAAGTCCATTATACAACAAAATTTTATATTTTGTATAATATGGACTTTTTTATTTTTTGCTTCAAGAAACTTTTTTTCTACTAAAATCCAATAATCTCTATTTTTGACGATACGATATTTTTTTGATAGTAGTTGTTTTCCAGATTGTGCATGAAGAAGATGTTTTAAATTTTTTATATCACAAAATCCATATGGAAAAAAAAATTTGAATAAATAAAAAGACAAGGGTTGTAAATTTTTTATTTTTTTGCATTCTATTTTCCAAAGAAATGGATTATTTTTTTTTTCCACTGTTATCTCTTGATGGATTCTTTGAATCTCTTTTTCTATAAAAGAATTTTCCTGATTAAGATATTCTATACTTTTTTTAAACCCCTTATAAAATAGATCTGAAAAAGTAGATGAAACCAAACGAATTTTATTTCTTATATATTTTTCATTTTTATTAGTACTATCCAATCTCCATTTTATATTTTTTATTTGAGCATAATGTAAAATTTCTTTTTTAGTAAAATTAGAAAGAGGACGAATAAATTTTCTTTTTTTTCTAGGAATTCCTAACAATCCTTTAATTCCTGTTCCTCTCATCATATTGATAAAAAAAGTTTCTATAGAATCGTTTAAATGATGTCCTAATGCTATATATTCATAATATTTTAATAGCTCCTCAAACCAATCATATCTAAGTTTTCTAGCAGCCATTTGTATGGATAATTTTCGTTTTTTAGAAAAATCCAAAGTATTAAACCGCTTAATATGACATAAAATATGTTTTCTAACACAAAAATTTCTTACAAAAATTTCATCTTCATTAGATTCTTGATCTCTTAGGGTAAAATTACAGTGAGCCACACTTAATGTAATATTAGGAACATTTAGTAATAAATTCAGAAGAACCATACTGTCTACCCCTCCGCTTACAGCAACACAAATATTTTTTTTCTGATTATCAAAGGAAAAATATCTTATGATTTCCTCTAAAAAAAAATGATCATCTAACGTCATAATTAAACGATTAAATATTTTATAATTTCTTGAACTATTTCGTCTTTGGATTTTTCGGTCACATTAATTTTTTTATAAGATTTTTCATAAAAAAAAATTCTTTTTGAGAAATGCTTCATAATAAATTTAAATAATTCATTCTTAGAAAAATGAGATATTAATGGTCTATTCTTTTTTTCTTTATATAATCTTTTAAACAATGTGTAAATATTTGTCTTTAGATAAAAAGTTTTCGAAAATTTGTTTAATAAATAAATATTGTTGTAATAACAAGGAGTTCCACCTCCAACAGATAGAATATATTGTTTATGCTTTTTTAAAATTTTCTGAAGCATTAAATGTTCTATTTTTCTAAAAAATTTTTCTCCTTTTTTTTTAAAGATATTATCAATAGTATCCTGTTCTTTTTTGATCAGTATAGAATCTAAATCATAAAAATTCCATTTCAACTTGTAGGATAAAATTTTCCCTATAGAAGTTTTTCCACAGCCCATATATCCAATTAAAGTTACTCTCATAAAAACATAAAATTTCTAGTATATTTGTAAAGACCTGATAGCTCAGCTGGTAGAGCATTACACTTTTAATGTAAGGGTCCTGGGTTCGAATCCCAGTCAGGTCATTTTTTATTCATTCTTTCTATTTTATTTCTAACACTGTTGGACAATGATCAGAATATGATATTTCAGAAAGTAAATAAGCATTGATCATTTCCTTCTTCAAAGAATGGCTTACCATTGCATAATCAATCCTCCACCCCTTATTATTTTTCTTTGCATTATAACGATAACTCCACCAACTATAATGTCTAGCTTCCTTAACATAATTCCTAAAACTATCGATAAATCCTAAATTTAAAAAATCATTCATCCATTTTCTTTCCCTTGGCAAAAAACCTGAAATATCCCGATTGCGTACTGGATCATGAATATCTATTTTTTTATGGCAAATATTATAATCCCCACAAATAATGAGATTTGGAAATTCTCTTTTCATCTTTTGTACGTAATCAAAAAAATGATCCATGAAATAAAATTTAAAATTTAATCTATTTTTCATATCCTTTCCTGAAGGAATATAAAGACTGATCACGGATATTTTTTTGAAGTCTAAGCGCAATATCCTTCCTTCTTGATCAATAGAATCTATTCCTATTCCATATTCTATATGATCCGGTTTTTTCTTGCACAAAATTCCTACGCCACTATATCCTTTTCTTTTTGTTGAAGGGAACCAATAATGATAATACCCCAAATCATCAATTCTATTGGTTTCTATTTGTTCTGGAAAAGCTTTTATTTCTTGTAAACATAAAATATCTGGGTTGCTTTTTTCAATCCAATTGAACAACCCTTTTTTTATTCCAGATCTAATTCCATTAATATTATAACTAACAATTTTCATAAAAAAAATTTTTTATTAAAAGTAATCGTTCCTAATAACAAAAATGGAAAATAATATTCAAAATAGTTTTTTATATTTGCTCATTAAGAAATCCAGAGAGATTAATAAAAAGCTATAGTATTTATGTAGGTGTAGGATGGATAAACTTAAAATAGCTATTCAAAAATCAGGTCGTCTTTATGAAGACTCCATCAAATTGCTTAAAGATTGCAGTATAGAAGTTAATATTGGAATAGACAAATTAAAAACAACAGCTCTTAATTTTCCACTAGAAATACTTTTTCTACGAGATGATGATATTCCTCAATATTTAGAAGATGGAGTCGCTGATATAGGGATTGTTGGAAAGAATGTTCTTTTGGAGAAAAGAAAAAAAATAAAAATAGAAGAAACTTTGGGATTTGGTAAATGTCGTCTTTCTATAGCTACGCCAAAATCTTTAATTTACAAAAATATAGATGATTTAAATGGAAAAAGAATAGCTACAAGCTATCCATTTTTGGTTAAAGAATTTTTTGAAAAAAAATATATAAAAGCAGAAATTCACGAAATATCTGGAGCTGTAGAAATAGCTCCTGGAATAGGATTAGCAGATTGTATTTGCGATTTGGTTAGCAGTGGGTCCACACTTTTTATGAATGGACTAAAAGAAGTCGAAACAATTCTTCAATCTGAAGCAGTTTTAGCCTCAAATATTCATCTAGAATCTCCAAAAAGTATTATAATGGACAAATTGCTTTTTCGTATTCGATCTGTAAAAAAAGCTAAAAATAATAAATACATTCTTTTAAACGTTCCTAACGAACGATTAGAAAAAATAATATCCTATCTTCCAGGAATTAAAAGTCCAGTTATTCTTCCATTAGCAAATTCAAAATGTAGTTCTGTACATTCTGTAGTCAATGAAAATGATTTTTGGGGTATTATAGAAAATTTGAAATCTCTTGGAGCAAAAGATATATTAGTTCTTCCAATAGAAAAAATTATACTTTAACATATTAACAATAATGGATATTCAAGTATACACACATCCTCCATTTAATACCTGGAAATCTATTATAGAACGACCTAAAAAAGAAGATTTACCAGATGTATCTACTATTATAAATAATGTGAGAATATATGGAGATATAGCTTTAAAAAGCTATACGAATAAATATGATGGCTTGAATATAAGATATATTCAAGTAACGAAAGAAGATATTGATAAAGCCAGTATGAAAATTTCAAATTCTTTGAAAGAATCTATTGAAATAGCATATGAAAACATTCTATGTTTTCATCAAAAACAAATTCATAAAGAATCTAAGATTGAGATTTTACCAGGAGTTACTTGTTGGAGAAAATCTGTTCCTATAGAAAAAGTAGGATTTTATATTCCTGGAGGTTCCGCTCCTTTATTATCCACTGTATTGATGTTAGGAATTCCAGCTAAATTGGCAGGATGCGAAGATATAATTCTATGTTCTCCTCCAAATAAAAATGGATCCATTCATCCTTCTATTCTATATACAGCTAAAAAATATATAGGAATTACACGAATATATCAAGTAGGAGGAGCTCAAGCTATTGCAGCTATGGCTTATGGAACAGAAAGTATTCCTTCTGTATACAAAATATTTGGTCCAGGAAATTCTTATGTAACAATGGCCAAACAAATAGTATCCAAAAATTTAGCTGTTGCTATAGATATTCCTGCAGGACCTTCAGAAAGTGTTATATTGGCAGATAGTACAGCTAATCCAGAATATGTAGCTTCTGATTTTATTTCTCAATCGGAACATGACATGGAAAGTTACATTCTTTTAGTTACTGTAAATGAATATGAATGGATAGAAACAGTAAAAAGTGAATTAAAAAAGCAATTAATCAATCTTTCCAATAATAATAGAGAACATATAATTAAAAAGTCTTTGGAAAAAAGTAAAATGATTATTCTTTCTTCTTTAGAAGAATGCATTAATCTAATCAATCAAGTAGCTCCAGAACATCTTATTATTAATTGTAATAATGCTTCTTATTGGAGTGAAAAGATAAAAAATGCTGGATCTATATTCCTGGGAAATTATTCTCCGATCAGTGTCGGAGATTATGCTTCTGGAACTAATCATGTACTTCCTACATCTGGTTATGCTAAATTTTATAGTGGAGTATCTGTCAATAGTTTTATTAAGAAAATAACTGTTCAAAAAATATCCAAGAAAGGATTGAGAAGTCTTTCAAAATGTATCAATGTATTATCTTCTGAAGAAGGGTTAATAGCTCATCAAAAATCCATTAATATTAGATTAAAAAATTAAATGCATGAGTAGTTTCAATTTAAATTCCTTAATCAGAGATAACATTTTAAAAATAGATCCTTATCTTTCTGCTAGAGAAGAATATTCTAAAAAAGGAAACGAATACATTCTTCTAGATGCTAATGAAAATTCTTTTGGAGCTCCTTTATCTTTTTCTAATTCTTACAATAGATATCCGGATCCATTACAAATGGAATTAAAAAGAAAAATATCCGAAATAAAGAAAATTTCTCCATCCAAAATTTTTTTAGGAAATGGAAGCGATGAAATTATTGATTTAATTTATCGTATCTTTTCTCGTCCAAACAGAGATCATTCCATTATTTTTCCTCCTACATATGGAATGTATGAAGTGAGTGGAAAAATTCATGGAGTAGATATTGTGAAAGTTCTTTTAACTGAGGAAAATTATCAATTAAATTTGAAAAAGATAAAAGAAGTAATCAATCCATATAGTAGAATAATTTTTATTTGTTCCCCGAATAATCCTACTGGAAATAATTTAAAAAGAAAAGATATTCAAAAAATAATCAAAAAATTTACCGGGGTTGTTGTTTTGGACGAAGCTTATATTGATTTTTCAGAACAAGAATCTTTTTCTGTAGAAATAGAAAAATACCCTAATTTAATTATTTTACAAACACTTTCTAAATCTTGGGGATTAGCTGGATTAAGAATAGGAATAGCTATTACTTCTGAAGACATCATTCAGTGGATGAATAAAGTAAAGTTTCCTTATAATATCAGTAAAATTTCACAAAAAATAGCTATTCAAGCACTGGAAAATAAGGATTTATTTTTTTATCATCTAAAAAATATTCTTTCAGAAAGAAAATATATGGAGGAGGCTTTAAATAAAATTCCTATCATACAGAAAGTATATCCTAGTTCCTCAAATTTTTTATTAGTTAAAGTTTCTTTTCCTTCAAGAAAAATTTATAAATATTTGGTTGAAAAAAACGTTATTGTTAGAGATCGTTCAAAAATAATTTTGTGTGATGAATGTTTAAGAATAACAATAGGTACTCATGAAGAAAATGAATATTTGATAAACCAAATGAAAAAATACTCCGAAAAATTCATTATAAAATGAAAAAAATATTGTTTATTGATAGAGATGGGACCATCATCAAAGAACATCCTCCTACTTATCAAATTGATTCCCTGGAAAAAGTAAATTTTTATCCAAGAGTTATATTTTTTTTAACGAAAATAGTTCATGATTTGGATTATGATTTAGTTATGGTAACCAATCAAGATGGTTTGGGAACTGAAAAATTTCCTGAAAAAAATTTTTGGCCTATACATAATCATATATTAAAAATATTAAAAACAGAAGGAATCAATTTTTCTTCCGTTCATATAGATAGAACTATTCCAGAAGAAAATTCTTCTACTAGAAAACCTGGTACAGATATGCTAAATATTTATTTAAAAAATCCGGATTACAATATTGAACATTCTTTTGTTATTGGGGATAGGATAACGGATATTTTATTGGCTAAAAACTTAGGATGTAAGTCCATATGGATAAATGAAGATGATAAAGAAAAAGAGTTTTCCATAAAAAAAAATTCTTTAAAAGAAGTAATAGTCTTAAAAACTGATAATTGGAAAAAAATTTACGAATATTTAAAATATGTATCTAATAAAAGATTTATACATAGAAGAAAAACATTAGAAACAGATGTAAAAATCACTATTCAACTTTATGGTGGAGAAGGAAAATCGGAGATACAAACAGGGTTAGGCTTTTTTGATCATCTTCTAGAACAAATGGCTTTTCACAGTGGAATAGATATGAATATTCATACAAAGGGAGATCTTAAGGTAGATGAACATCACACTATAGAAGATACTGCCATTACTTTAGGAGAAGTTTTTCATCGATCTATAGATAAAAGAGGAATAGAACGTTATGGTTTTTTTTCTGTTCCTATGGATGATTGTTTAGCTACTGTAGCATTAGATCTTGGAGGAAGAAGTGAATTATCTTGGAAAGCAAAGTTTTTAAGAGAAAAAATAGGAAAAGTTCCTACGGATATGTTCATCCATTTTTTTAAATCTTTTTCTTTCCATGCTAAATGTAATCTATATATTAAAGCTATAGGAGAAAATGATCATCATAAGATAGAATCTATTTTTAAAGCTTTTTCTAGAGCTCTTAAAATGGCTATACAACGACGAATAAATAATAATAAATTACCTAGTTCTAAAGGTCTATTGTAAAAATTTTGAGATAAAATTATGAAAACAATTGTTATAAAATATCCTGCTGGAAATGTACAATCTGTTCTTTTTGCTTTAGAAAGAATAGGAGTAGAAGCTGTTGTAACAAATTCCATAGAGTCCATTCAAAATGCGGAAAAAGTTATTTTACCTGGTGTAGGAGAAGCGAATTCCGCTATGAAATGCTTAAGAGAAAAGAAATTGGACCTTATTTTATCTAAATTGAAACAACCTGTATTGGGTATATGTTTAGGAATGCAATTACTTTGCCAATATTCAGAAGAAAGCAGCACAACCTGTATAGGTATTTTTGATTCATTGGTCAGAAAATTTCAATCAAAAAATAAAAAAAAAAAAATCCCTCAAATAGGTTGGAATACTATTCATCAATTAAAAGGACCTTTATTTGAAAATATTCCAGATGGAAGTTATCAATATTTTGTACATAGTTATTA comes from Blattabacterium sp. (Mastotermes darwiniensis) str. MADAR and encodes:
- a CDS encoding cation-translocating P-type ATPase; amino-acid sequence: MKKTESFYFLDDEKIAGKIIDFKNEDITFVRFFIPSIHCSSCVLILENLSNIHKSILESTVDFSSKEVGITFNNRELRLSELALFLKNIGYKPSINFESLEKKKKKKIFDRKLIGKLAVSFFCFGNIMLLAIPEYIGGAKEDLWFLEKRHFFRYLMLILSLPIVFFSFVDHVQSAFLGIKKHIFNIDVPISIGVLVLFSWSCYEVFFDLGYGYFDSLAGFYFFLLISKMFQVHTHSQILSFEKNYKSFYPISVSKIKNNNQEENILLSSLKKGDIIIIRNEEIIPVDSILIKGNALLDNSFITGESYLIRKKIGERIYAGSKQKGEAICLKVIKEVDKSYLSLLWNKKRFRKKKLLNSISNKFSQYFTPIVLIISITTGICWFFIDPTKVFQTVFSVLIITCPCAVVLSAPFILWNIIRFFSKKGFYVKDIFTMERIATISTLIFDKTGTLTDPDKEKIFFLGPFLKDKDKKIIASLLRNSNHPLSKRIFSELSIQEYYSTKNFQEIIGKGMEGIVNNVLVKIGSPKYLGVTINSNNCNKKTIVAISMNKQFIGYFYFINYYRKGIEKIFKNLKERYKIIILSGDNNELEKKYLESILPKSSKILFNQSPEEKLDYVIKIQNSGEKVMMIGDGINDSSALNQSEVGISISEKPTSFFPNCDAFIQSNYLDKIFLFLKISRISIRLVMVNFMISLLYNFIGITFAITGHLRPFVAAVLMPLSSLSVITFSLLSTWLVYRRFIS
- the gcvH gene encoding glycine cleavage system protein GcvH; the encoded protein is MNPNNLKYSKNHEWIGLDMETVNKNEKAYVGITHFAQNELGDIVYLDIEDSIVGTKIKGGNVFGTIEAVKTVSDLFMPVSGIILEFNKNLLSHPEYINKNSYDKGWILQIKILNKKEYHELMSLEEYKKYIGKKK
- a CDS encoding glycoside hydrolase family 73 protein codes for the protein MDEKKERKDVIIYIKKYALFAVEEMEKFGIPASIKLGQGILESSMGNSILAKDANNHFGIKCGRNWKGNIYYHDDDLPRECFRKYNSVRESFNDHSKFLKNPRYSELFDLEKNDYKAWAIGLKKAGYATSLNYSERLIHQIEKYFLWKLDKENSREIEKKIDQYLIEIKKDKTEHIGSFFWIHFLDKIFLFFKKKN
- a CDS encoding YggS family pyridoxal phosphate-dependent enzyme, which codes for MNDIEYRFLSIRKSIPKNINILAVSKKQEISSIKKLYKIGHRDFGESYVQEMIQKYQKLPKDIRWHMIGKIQSNKLKYIIPFIHLIHSVQKIEHIQIINKIALKHNRIINCLLQINIGNVTNKYGITNKEAYDILEDDNYRNMKNVKIIGIMGMGTLHGSIQQIRHEFDGLNKIYYECKNKYRHNVLSMGMSKDYPIAIEYGSTIIRLGTVIFGNRK
- the serC gene encoding 3-phosphoserine/phosphohydroxythreonine transaminase, whose protein sequence is MKIYNFNAGPSVLPETVIKKSAQAVIDYHQHGLSLLEISHRSKDFLEILEKTTNLVKRLMNLNDGYAVLFLQGGATLQFTMVPYNLMKKEAAYLDTGIWANKAIQEARKFGKVRIIFSGIEKNYSYISKNYHIPDHVDYFHCTSNNTIVGTQMKNFPISSIPMICDMSSDIFSRKLDFCQFGLIYASAQKNISSAGMTIVIVRKEILGKIKKEIPSYLDYKIHIKNKSILNTPNIFSIYTSMLTLEWIEKKGGISILEKENQQKAKLLYEEIDRNNLFENKIHKEDRSNMNVTFFLKKKHLESKFNETWEKENIVGLDGHRSLGGYRASIYNALPLESVQFLISIMKEFEKKFS
- the tilS gene encoding tRNA lysidine(34) synthetase TilS produces the protein MTLDDHFFLEEIIRYFSFDNQKKNICVAVSGGVDSMVLLNLLLNVPNITLSVAHCNFTLRDQESNEDEIFVRNFCVRKHILCHIKRFNTLDFSKKRKLSIQMAARKLRYDWFEELLKYYEYIALGHHLNDSIETFFINMMRGTGIKGLLGIPRKKRKFIRPLSNFTKKEILHYAQIKNIKWRLDSTNKNEKYIRNKIRLVSSTFSDLFYKGFKKSIEYLNQENSFIEKEIQRIHQEITVEKKNNPFLWKIECKKIKNLQPLSFYLFKFFFPYGFCDIKNLKHLLHAQSGKQLLSKKYRIVKNRDYWILVEKKFLEAKNKKVHIIQNIKFCCIMDFLPIRIEFFLDPKKENYKNMSFIDFDKIQFPLQLRTWRKGDFFFPLNMKGKKKLSKYYKDKKFSFLEKEQTWLLVNGNGNIILVIGNRLDDRFKITEKTKRILGVKI
- a CDS encoding shikimate kinase yields the protein MRVTLIGYMGCGKTSIGKILSYKLKWNFYDLDSILIKKEQDTIDNIFKKKGEKFFRKIEHLMLQKILKKHKQYILSVGGGTPCYYNNIYLLNKFSKTFYLKTNIYTLFKRLYKEKKNRPLISHFSKNELFKFIMKHFSKRIFFYEKSYKKINVTEKSKDEIVQEIIKYLIV
- a CDS encoding exodeoxyribonuclease III, with protein sequence MKIVSYNINGIRSGIKKGLFNWIEKSNPDILCLQEIKAFPEQIETNRIDDLGYYHYWFPSTKRKGYSGVGILCKKKPDHIEYGIGIDSIDQEGRILRLDFKKISVISLYIPSGKDMKNRLNFKFYFMDHFFDYVQKMKREFPNLIICGDYNICHKKIDIHDPVRNRDISGFLPRERKWMNDFLNLGFIDSFRNYVKEARHYSWWSYRYNAKKNNKGWRIDYAMVSHSLKKEMINAYLLSEISYSDHCPTVLEIK
- the hisG gene encoding ATP phosphoribosyltransferase, whose protein sequence is MDKLKIAIQKSGRLYEDSIKLLKDCSIEVNIGIDKLKTTALNFPLEILFLRDDDIPQYLEDGVADIGIVGKNVLLEKRKKIKIEETLGFGKCRLSIATPKSLIYKNIDDLNGKRIATSYPFLVKEFFEKKYIKAEIHEISGAVEIAPGIGLADCICDLVSSGSTLFMNGLKEVETILQSEAVLASNIHLESPKSIIMDKLLFRIRSVKKAKNNKYILLNVPNERLEKIISYLPGIKSPVILPLANSKCSSVHSVVNENDFWGIIENLKSLGAKDILVLPIEKIIL